Proteins from a genomic interval of Methanobrevibacter wolinii SH:
- the glf gene encoding UDP-galactopyranose mutase: MNYDYLIVGSGLFGSVFAREMTDNGYKCLVIEKRNHIGGNVYTSNKEGINVHEYGAHIFHTSNEKVWNYINKYAKFNRFTNSPIANYRGELYNLPFNMNTFHEMWNIKTPQEAISIIENQKKEAGIKNPKNLEEQAISLVGKDIYEKLIKGYTEKQWGKKCTELPSFIIKRLPVRLTYDNNYFNDLYQGIPIGGYTQIIEKLLEGIEVKLNTDFFNDREKWENIADKILFTGMIDQYYDYSYGELEYRGLRFESETLDIDNYQGNAVINYTDSETPFTRIIEHKHFEASNSLKTIITHEYPQNWERGMEAYYPVNNDKNNKLFDKYQKLAENEENIIFGGRLGMYKYYNMDQIIDEALKLVESELKN, encoded by the coding sequence ATGAATTATGATTATTTAATTGTTGGATCTGGACTTTTTGGTTCTGTATTTGCACGTGAAATGACTGATAATGGATATAAATGTTTGGTTATTGAAAAAAGAAATCATATTGGTGGAAATGTCTATACTTCTAATAAGGAAGGAATTAATGTACATGAGTATGGAGCACATATTTTCCATACAAGTAATGAAAAAGTATGGAATTATATTAATAAATATGCTAAATTCAATCGTTTTACAAATTCACCTATTGCAAACTATAGGGGGGAATTATATAACCTCCCATTTAATATGAATACCTTTCATGAGATGTGGAATATTAAAACTCCACAGGAAGCTATTTCAATCATTGAAAATCAGAAGAAGGAAGCAGGTATTAAAAATCCTAAAAACCTTGAAGAACAAGCTATTAGTTTAGTAGGTAAGGATATTTATGAAAAATTAATTAAAGGGTATACTGAAAAGCAATGGGGTAAAAAATGCACTGAACTTCCATCATTTATTATTAAACGTTTACCAGTACGTTTAACATATGATAATAATTATTTCAATGATTTATATCAGGGGATACCTATAGGGGGATATACCCAAATCATTGAGAAACTTTTAGAGGGTATTGAAGTTAAATTAAACACAGATTTCTTCAATGATAGAGAAAAATGGGAAAATATTGCAGATAAAATTTTATTTACAGGGATGATTGATCAATATTATGATTACTCTTATGGTGAATTAGAGTATCGTGGTTTAAGATTTGAGAGTGAAACATTAGATATTGATAATTATCAAGGAAACGCTGTAATTAATTATACTGATTCTGAAACGCCATTTACACGGATTATTGAACATAAACATTTTGAAGCTTCCAATTCACTTAAAACAATTATTACTCATGAATATCCTCAAAATTGGGAAAGAGGCATGGAGGCATATTATCCAGTAAATAATGATAAAAATAATAAATTATTTGATAAATATCAAAAGCTTGCTGAAAATGAAGAAAACATTATTTTTGGTGGACGTTTAGGTATGTATAAATATTATAATATGGATCAAATAATTGATGAAGCATTAAAATTAGTTGAAAGTGAGCTTAAAAATTAG
- the pyrB gene encoding aspartate carbamoyltransferase: MITIFNLKNVISINDFEKEDINYILDEAAKLESVAKSQVSSNLLNGKILGMMFFEPSTRTRLSFETSMKRLGGECIGFDNTTSSSIVKGESIADTAKMIESYSDALVIRHELEGVSKFISEIVDIPVINAGDGAAQHPTQTLLDLYTMKKEFGHIENLKVALVGDLKYGRTVHSLAYALGLYNVEMTFVAPKELRMPREILEDLKKNNIKFTENENLNEVIDDIDVLYDTRIQKERFPDLEEYLKIKDAYLINHDMLKGKDLIVMHPLPRVNEIAYDVDNTKHNRYFQQAFNAVPVRMAILKNLILNNPKFPE, translated from the coding sequence GTGATTACAATTTTTAATCTAAAAAATGTTATATCAATAAATGATTTTGAAAAAGAAGATATAAATTATATTTTAGATGAAGCAGCAAAACTTGAAAGTGTTGCTAAATCTCAAGTTAGTTCTAATTTATTAAATGGTAAAATACTTGGAATGATGTTTTTTGAACCATCAACAAGAACCAGATTATCATTTGAAACCTCAATGAAAAGATTAGGTGGAGAATGTATAGGTTTTGATAATACTACATCATCATCTATTGTAAAAGGAGAAAGTATTGCAGATACTGCAAAAATGATTGAATCATACTCTGATGCACTTGTAATAAGACATGAACTTGAAGGAGTATCAAAATTCATATCTGAAATTGTAGATATACCTGTAATTAATGCTGGTGATGGTGCAGCCCAACATCCAACACAAACCTTACTTGATTTATATACAATGAAAAAAGAGTTTGGACATATTGAAAACCTTAAAGTTGCACTTGTAGGTGATTTAAAATATGGGCGTACAGTACATTCACTTGCATATGCACTTGGATTATACAATGTTGAAATGACCTTCGTTGCACCAAAAGAACTTAGAATGCCTAGAGAAATTCTTGAAGATCTTAAAAAGAATAATATTAAATTTACAGAAAATGAGAATCTTAATGAAGTTATTGATGATATAGATGTATTATATGATACAAGGATTCAAAAAGAAAGATTCCCTGATTTAGAAGAATATTTAAAAATTAAAGATGCTTATCTTATTAATCATGATATGTTAAAAGGAAAAGATCTTATTGTAATGCATCCATTACCAAGAGTAAATGAAATTGCATATGATGTTGATAATACAAAACATAATAGATATTTCCAACAAGCATTTAATGCTGTCCCTGTAAGAATGGCTATATTAAAAAATTTAATATTAAATAATCCAAAATTCCCAGAATAA